The sequence AAGGTAGAGGAATAGGACTTGAGAATAAACTGAGGGCATATTATCTTCAGGAGAGAAAAAAACTTGATACAGTAGAAGCAAATCTGCATCTGGGGTTCCCTGACGACTTAAGGGATTATGGTATTGGGGCACAGATTCTTGTAGACCTCGGGCTTACCAGGATACGACTCCTTACAAATAACCCGAGGAAGGTCGTTGGTCTGGAAGGTTATGGCATTGAAATAGTGAAAAGAATTCCTATTGTGGTAAAATATACTTCTCACAGTAAAAAGTATATAGAAGCAAAAAAGAAGAAACTTGGACATATGATATAGAATAAAAGGTATTGATAAATCATTTTAGGGGAGGTGGAGAAGATGAAAGTAAAGGAAGGTATTTTAGATGCAAAAGGAAAGAAGTTCGGGATAGTTATTAGCAGGTTCAATGAATTTATTTCAAAACATCTTTTAGAAGGTGCGGTTGACTGTATTAAGCGGCATAATGGAAGTGAAGAGAGTATAGATGTGGTATGGGTACCCGGTAGTGTTGAAGCGGTCTTTGCTGTTTCAAAAATGGCAGGAAGTGAGAAGTATGATGCTGTTATCTGTCTCGGAGCAATAATAAGAGGGGAGACCCCGCACTTTGAGTATGTGAGTTCCCAGATAACGAGGGCGATAGCACAATTGAATATGGATGGTAAGACACCGGTTTCTTTTGGTATTGTGACAGCGGATTCAACAGACCAGGCAATAGAGAGGGCAGGAACAAAGATGGGGAACAAAGGATGGTTTGCAGCACTTTCAGCCATTGAGATGGCAAATCTTAAGACAGTCCTGTAAAGAAAGACAAACAGATTTATATAGCAGTATATTGAAAAATGAAAAGAAGGAAAGCAAGAGAACTTGCAATGATATTCCTTTATCAGATGGAGATAAGGGATGAGTTAGAGGGATTCAATGAAAAGGTTTTAAACTCTTTTCTTGATGAACAAGAGATAAAGGATGAAGAGATAGCGGAGTTTACTCGCCACCTTATAAAAGGTACTATTGAAAACCTTCCTGTTATAGATAGAAGTATATCAGAGAGTTCTATCAACTGGTCACTCAAAAGGATGCCATATATAGACAGAAATATTATGAGGATTGCAATATATGAAATGTTATTCGTTGATACTGTACCAGAGATTGTATCTATAAATGAAGCAATAGAGTTAGCGAAGAAATATGGTTCAAGAGAGTCCCCTAAATTTGTAAATGGAATCCTGCATAAGATAAAAGAAGAATATAAGAAAATCCAATCCAGAGATGAAAAAGGATAATCTTAAACTATTTTTAAGAGTAATTGTAAGTGTTTTTTTTCTTTATCTCGTATTTAGAAAAATTAACCTGGTGCTACTTTATACAACACTTAAAGAGTGTTACATTCCCCTTGCAGTGATATCTCTTCTCATAGCAGTTTTACTCTCGTTTCCACTTACTCTTAGATGGTATTTTCTACTTAAAGGACAAAAAGCAGATAAGATAAGATATATAAATATCTGGAAACTCAGTATGATAGGGATGCTTTTTAATAACTTTCTGCCAACAGGCGCAGGAGGAGATATAGCCAAGGTTTTCTACCTTGTTAAGGGGGAGGAGAATAAACTACTTTTAGGGAGTT comes from bacterium and encodes:
- the ribH gene encoding 6,7-dimethyl-8-ribityllumazine synthase, translating into MKVKEGILDAKGKKFGIVISRFNEFISKHLLEGAVDCIKRHNGSEESIDVVWVPGSVEAVFAVSKMAGSEKYDAVICLGAIIRGETPHFEYVSSQITRAIAQLNMDGKTPVSFGIVTADSTDQAIERAGTKMGNKGWFAALSAIEMANLKTVL
- the nusB gene encoding transcription antitermination factor NusB; this translates as MKRRKARELAMIFLYQMEIRDELEGFNEKVLNSFLDEQEIKDEEIAEFTRHLIKGTIENLPVIDRSISESSINWSLKRMPYIDRNIMRIAIYEMLFVDTVPEIVSINEAIELAKKYGSRESPKFVNGILHKIKEEYKKIQSRDEKG